AGTTTGCATGGGGGGTCACCTCCTTTCGTGGCATAATCTCTATGGTAAAAACTAAAACCGGCGCTATGGCCGGTTTTAGTTGGTATTGTCTCATTCCTGTCGACTACAATGATAATCCCCATTATCCATCCTCCATACCTATCGGGCATTTGGTCTGTCCATTGCAAAAAAACTTCAGCCAAATTTCCGGCATATGACACTCTTTGCCGGAGATAAATTTCCCTTGCTGCCACTAGCCAGCGGCGCTTACCACCTACAGGAAATTCATGGGGATAATCAATTTTATGTTTGGGGCTGCCTATGCCTTTGACTGTATTGGAGAACAAATGTTTCCTCCATATAACAACACAAAAATCAGGGTGTTTGTCACACTTTTTTTGTACTCTTTCTAAATTTTTTTTAGTCAGGTTCATTTTACAATGAACCATCACAATGAATTCCCATCCTCCCGTTTAAGAAGATCGAGAACATATATTCACACAAATACTTATCTTTTACTGCGAATTGTCATCTTTGGACACGGCCTGCTGCCGGAAACAGAACAGGCAGGCGAAATTCGCCTGCCTGCCACCCCTTTATTTTTTTCATTGCGTTTCTAAATTTTCACCGTTGCTTTCAATCACCTGTTTATACCAATAAAAGCTATCTTTGCGGTACCGCTTCAAATCTCTGAGATCGGTGTCAGTCCGGTTCACGTAAATAAAACCGTACCGCTTGCCGATTCCTTCTTTTACGCTGACAACATCAATAGCCGTCCAGGGGCAATAACCGAATAACTCGACCCCTTCGTTAATCGCAATCTGGCACTGTCTGATGTGCTCTCTTAGGTATTCAATCCGATAAGTATCATGGATTTTCCCGTCGGCCGTAAACTCCTCCGCCGCTGCGCAGCCGTTTTCGGTAATAATCAGCGGCACATTGTATTTTTCATATAAGTCTCTGAGAGTTGCCCGCAATCCAACCGGGTCAATAATGCGAAACTCGCCTTGCCTGATATGAGGATTCACGACTTCCTGCGCAATGCCTGCCTGTTTTTCCCGGGAAATCTTCCTGATATAACTTTGGCTGACATTGTACCGGGCCGCAACGTCGGCTGGTACTGTATACAGTTCTGCCGTTTCGGGATAATAGCGTACCGTATGCCCGCCGTAATAATTAAAGGCCAGGAAGTCCGGCCTGGCTTTCTTAAACAGTTCTAAATCGCCGGCCTCCATATCAGGCGCAATACCGCGCTCCTCCCAAAAGCTCCACAAGGCTTTCGGATAATAGCCTTTATACAGGGGATCGAGCGTTAGCCCGCTGCGCAGCAAATCATAGTCCCGGGCGGCAAGAACATCCTCAGGATTTGATGAAGCCGGATAAATGATGGTATTGCTTGGCGCCGAACCAATCTTTGCCTGGGGAAGAAGCTCATGGCATGATACCATGGCTTTCGCCTGGGCCAGCGTCATGTGGTGTCCCATTTGAAACCGCTGCTTGTCATCCTTAATCTTGCCGCCTAATAAATGATCGCCGAAAGCGATCCTTATATTTCCTTCATTGATCGTTAGCCAGTATCTGACTCTATCTCCATACCTTTTGAATAAAACCCGGCTGTATCGGTCAAAATCCTCGATACTCTGCCGGGAGGCCCAGCCACCGTATTCTTTAATCAAAGCTGCCGGCATTTCAAAATGGAAAATTGTAACGATGGGTTCAATGCCATATTTAAGGCATTCATCAATAACCGCATCATAATGCTGCAAACCCTTTTCATTTGGCTCTGGATCATTGCCCTTGGGAAAGATCCTGGCCCACGAAATGGAGAAACGGTACGCTTTCAGTCCCATCTCGGCAAACAAGGCAATATCCTCTCTGTACCGGTGGTAATGATCTACGGCAACCTTGAAATCGGCTACTCCCGCGGCCAGCTCCTGCTCATCCATGATACTAAGTCCCTTGCCGTCTTCATCCCATGCACCTTCCACCTGAAATGCCGCCGTTGACGCTCCCCATAAAAAATCTTTTGGGAAAGGCTTTAACATTTTATGTTCCATTGCTTTTTCCTCCCAAATAGCATAATGCGGGTTATGAGTTTTCGCGGTCATCCTGTTCCATTTTCAGTTTTTGTTCATCGAGTTTTTTGAAGAATGGATAATAGATAACAAATGAAAGTGCAATAATCAGCAGCTGCAACACCACGAACTTCCAGCTTCCCTGCATGAAGGCATTTATAACGATCGGTATGCCTAAAGCCGGGAAAATCCCTATCACGCGCGGTACAAGACCGGCAACGGTAGCCAAATAGGCTATGGTTACGCCAAGCACAGGCACGAGCACAAAGGGAATTGCCAGAATAGGATTTAACACAACCGGTATGCCAAAAATAAGCGGCTCATTGATCCTCACGAGAGAAGTCGGCAGCGCTATTTTACCAAGCATCCTCAACTGCTGGCTTTTGCTTTTAAACGCCATAAGAACATTGAGCGCAAAGGTGGAGCCAGCCCCGCCGATGATGCCGAAGACGACCCAGAAAGCCCAGCCGATGACGTGCGGCAATGGATCGCCATGCTGAAAGGCAGTTAGGTTTTCCAGATCCATAGCATAATAGATCGGTTTTACGATCGTTCCTACGACCATGGTGCCATGGATGCCAAACAGCCATAATAGATTCGCCATTAAAACCACAACGAGCAAGCCGCCGAAGGAACCGCCGATATTCTGAAGCGGCACTTGCAAGGAAGTATAAACGAAACTGTGAACATTTTCAAACGGGGTCAAGCGGAATAACCCGTTAATGCACGTAAAGACAATGATTACAATAAAACCCGGAATCAAGCCATTAAACGTATTGGCAACCGTTTGCGGTATACCGGCAGGCATTTGAAGACGCCAGTTATGCTGAACCACGAAAGTGTAAATGCGGGTGGAAACAAGGCCCACAATGATGGCGGCGAACAGACCCGCCGCGCCTAAATAAGTATAAGGCAGGGCCTTCACTTTATCCAGAACGGCAAACGGAGTTAACACCAGAAAACTCATCAAAGAGATAATGCCTACGGTTAAGCCGTCTTGCTCCAGAAGCTCGCCCAATTTATACGCAATCAAAAATGCCGCATACACCGCAATCATGTTGGTGGTCATTTCCGCCGGCAGTGCAATCAATTGTTTAAGCCCATGACTGGCCAAAAACTTTTGGTAGCCTTCTATCGGCATACTGGAAAACAACGTGGAAAAAGCGCCGATAATCAACACTGGCAGTAAACTGACAAGGCCGCTGGAAATCGCATTTAATTCCTTGTTTTGCTGCAGCTTTCCTGCCATCGCTTGTAATTTTTGGATAAATTCTTGACGATTTGTCATTTTCTTACCCTCCCGCGAACATTATTTTTTAGAGTTTCAACGCATCCTTCAGCACTTTTTCGCCGTTCATTGTGCCGTAATCAATGCTGTTGATCACCGCTACTTTTAGATGGCTGTAACGCTCTTTGACCTGCTGCTCAATGAAGCTCACCTGTGGTCCCAACAGCACAATATCGGTCTGATCGGCATATTTTTTGAAATTGCCTTCGGACATGGCCCGGATTTGTACCTCCAGGTTTTGCTTTTTCGCTGACTCTTCCATTTTTTGCACTAATACACTGCTTGAAAAACCGCCCATGCAGATTAACGCAATCCGTGTCATCCGACATTCATCTCCTTCTAATGTTTATGCGTTCATTTTTTGATACAAAGCTACAAACTGAATGGCTAAATCCCGCACCGTGATGGCATTCATCAAATGGTCCTGGGCATGAACCATTAACAAAGTGACTTGCTGACAATCACCTGACGCCTCTTTGGTCAATAAACCCGTCTGAGCTCCGTGAGCTTTGCTGATATGCTCGCCTGCTTCATCCAGCTTTGCCTGGGCCAAAGCGAACTCTCCCGTTTTTGCCAGTTCAATGGCCTCCATAGCCCTGCTGCGCGCATTCCCACCGTCAACAATGAGCTTCATCACCACTTCCATTATTTCCATTGCCGCCACCTCAGTTTCTGTAAATATACTTAACGCTTAATTAGTCTTGCATAATCTATGCCAAAACAGATCCGAGCAGTTGGGCAGCCGCTTACAGCGGCTGCTTTTATCTGTGTTAATAAAAACGTTATCTGTTTCGCCTTATAAAATTGACTGTTCCGTCTTCTAAACAGATTCAAAACAGATGAAGCTTCGCGCCATCAGGCACGAAGCTTCATCCCCTATATTCTATTCAGGCTTAATTCGATTCGAGCCGGTTGACCTTAACATGGTTGAAGAAATTAACAATATAGCAAACTTCATCGTCGGATACTATTACGCGATATTTCCGTTCCAGCAGAGAAACGGCCCGGCGCACCATCTGCGCCATAGCGGCATGCTCTGTCATAAATCTGTCTTTATTCTCAAAGGGTTCACCGGTCGCACCCGCAGACAGGCGGTCTATCATGCAGGCAAGATGCAGTGTCAGACCAATCAAGGCATTGGTGGGAACTTTGACGCCAAGCTGTTCACTCATCATTTGGTTAAATGCTTTGATTTCGTCCAGGACCTGAAACCCATCCACATGCTGCAACTGATGCGCCAGTGTTTCGCCCAGGGTATTGTAGGTCGTTTCCTCGTCAATCAATAATTGCAGCTTTTCTATGCCCTTTTTTCGCAGAACTTCCTCCAGATCAAATTGCGGTACCTGCACCCGTAAAGGAAAAGGAGTGACGGCGGCCACCAGCTGATATTTATTGGCAAGCCGATGCAGCCGTGTATAAATGTCTTCTTCGCCAACCAAATTGACGGGTATGATATCTAACATCTCTTGATTAAAATGCAGGTTCCGCTCCAGAACGGTCTGCAACACGCGGGCTGTTCCTTCTCCTGTTGTACAGACTGTGACAATAGCCAGCTTCCGGGCGTCAATCTCAGCCAGTCTGGCAGACTGCAGCTCATCGTCAATCAATAAATAAACATCCAGTACTTCGCGGTAAACCTCTTCCAGCGAGTAACCGAGCATAGCCTTGCGGGCTGCTTCCAGCACATGCAATGTGCTTACCAGCGGCAGGGTTTTTGTCTTGATTCGGCAGGTTTTTTCCAGTTCCTCGCCAAACGCTGTCAATGATCCCATATCTACCAGCAACAGGACATTCGCAATATTCTTTGATTCGTTGATATATGTTGTTATTCTGGCAATAACAGCTTGCGGTCTCTCATCCAGCGGCACGTTGAAACCAATAGCCACAGGAGCTCCCAGTAATGCGTTTGCGGTTTCCGCCATGGATGTCGCCGTTGACTGTCCATGCGCCGCGACAAAGACCTTGACATCCTTATTTCTTTGCTCCACGCCGCGGGAGCTATATACAAAAAACATGGCCAGATAACCCGCCTCATCTACCGGCAGGGATACTTCCATCACCCGCCCGATGATCTGCAGACAATCCAGCGCGACCGCAAATTCTTCACTGTGTTCAACTCGAATCCGGTTCAACTGGGGGTTAATGATTTTTTTCTTGTGCCGCAGCCGTTCAACGACATTATTAATGTGGGTCGCCAAACCATAATAGATGTGGTTCCCCAGCAGCCGGTTGAGGTTTTCTTCACTATAACGGATAATTTCTTCGGTTAAACGCAGTATTTGGGGACTCACTACATATTTTAGACTGGCTGTGTCATAATGGCGGTGTGCGTTATGGAAATACATCTGAAAGTATTCGTTAAAATCTTTTTCTATTTCTCGATCTAAGCTAGCGGCATCCAATCCCTGCGACTTCAATTCATGGATGCGGAGGTTGATCAGATCGTAAATATCCTGCTTCTCCGGCGCATCTTCAAATAACAGCTGATCGCTTTTGCCGTCAAATACCACATAACGGCGGTTGATGCCGACAATCTTGTTCCAAAGCTGGCGGTGCTCGGTTTCCATGAATAAACCGGCGGTAATCGCTGACGGCAGATCGCTGCTATTGATGCGGATTTCTTCTTTGCGGCGCGAAACATAGTCCGCATAAGCCCGGGCACAGGCTAAGCGGATATCCGATTTTAACTGTCCGATATTATTCGGGCATGAATAGCTGAGAAAAGCTTTCAACGAATTAACCGATACGCTGATGGGGCGGCCCAGGCGCGCTGATTCGTTGTCCATAAATAATTTGATTAAATGGAACCGTTCCTCAAAGCTGCGTTGACTCAGAGCCGGCAGTGAAATAACCATCGGAATACGGCGCGTAAACGTCCTCAGCAGAGAAGACTCCGGATTTTCGGTAGTTGCCGCGATAATCAGCACATTGGCCCGCCGCTCAACATCAGTCTCACCTAACCGGCGAAACATTCCTTTATCCATAAAGGTAAAGAAGAGTTCCTGGCCCTCCGGCGGCAAACGATGGACTTCATCCAGAAACAGAATACCGTTGTCCGCCTTTTCAATCAAGCCTGACTTATCTTCATCCGCCCCGGTGTAAGCGCCTTTTTTGCAGCCGAACAGCTGGCTGATTAATAATTGCGGATTATTGGCGTAATCGGCGCAGTTAAACAGCACAAACGGCGAATTCACCGGCAGGCGTTTTACCTCCTTGGCGTATGCATAAATCAGGTCCGCGAACATCGATTTGCCAACGCCCGTATCCCCCAAAATCATTATGTTCATGCCCTTCGGAGGATACAGGACAGCCGCTTTCGCCTGCTCAATGGCCGCAAACAGGCTGGGGTTATTTTTACACAAAAGGTCAAAAATCGTCTCGGTTTCAACTTTTTGTTCTATTTTGAACGGAATAAACAACACTGGCTTGCTTTTTATTTTTTCCGCTTTACCTTCAGCCACTAATTTGTTTAAATCACTGCTGACATTGGCCCGGCTCATGCCAAGACTATCAGCGATCTCAGAAGCTGTCAGCCCTTGACCGGCGTACAATTCTTTTAATTTTTCATAAACCAGCTCGATCCGCTTCATTTTCATATATACCTCCAATGTGCAGTGGAACCGCAATTTTTACCCGGCAGACACTCGATACCACGCCCATGTCGTATAGCTCAAAGCCATAGTACTTTATTTACCATCGAAATAATTCATATTCGATCGCAGCCACCTCATACGCAGCCTCTTTATCAGATAGTAAGAATTGTTCTACATTTTCCGTTGCTTCCCTTCTCGCTTGATCAGGCCCTGTGTCATCCCAAAATTGGATTATCATACATTTTTCCCCACGATATATTGTTGTTGTCGTCTTATATATTACCCGATATGCGCAGATCTTCCGACGCTTTTTACGAATTCATCAAATTCAACTTTATTATAACAGATATTACATTCGGGACAGCGGAACCAGCAACGCCAGATTTTGATTGCCGCCGCGCCCAGTATCACGGTATACTAAAATACAGAAAGTTATGAACAGGAGAGAGGGTGCCGGCATGAAAGTATTGCAGATCCACGAACGGGACAATGTAGCGGTGGCGATTGAACCCTTGGTCCAGGGGG
This sequence is a window from Acetonema longum DSM 6540. Protein-coding genes within it:
- a CDS encoding PTS sugar transporter subunit IIB — translated: MTRIALICMGGFSSSVLVQKMEESAKKQNLEVQIRAMSEGNFKKYADQTDIVLLGPQVSFIEQQVKERYSHLKVAVINSIDYGTMNGEKVLKDALKL
- a CDS encoding PTS sugar transporter subunit IIC, coding for MTNRQEFIQKLQAMAGKLQQNKELNAISSGLVSLLPVLIIGAFSTLFSSMPIEGYQKFLASHGLKQLIALPAEMTTNMIAVYAAFLIAYKLGELLEQDGLTVGIISLMSFLVLTPFAVLDKVKALPYTYLGAAGLFAAIIVGLVSTRIYTFVVQHNWRLQMPAGIPQTVANTFNGLIPGFIVIIVFTCINGLFRLTPFENVHSFVYTSLQVPLQNIGGSFGGLLVVVLMANLLWLFGIHGTMVVGTIVKPIYYAMDLENLTAFQHGDPLPHVIGWAFWVVFGIIGGAGSTFALNVLMAFKSKSQQLRMLGKIALPTSLVRINEPLIFGIPVVLNPILAIPFVLVPVLGVTIAYLATVAGLVPRVIGIFPALGIPIVINAFMQGSWKFVVLQLLIIALSFVIYYPFFKKLDEQKLKMEQDDRENS
- a CDS encoding glycoside hydrolase family 1 protein translates to MEHKMLKPFPKDFLWGASTAAFQVEGAWDEDGKGLSIMDEQELAAGVADFKVAVDHYHRYREDIALFAEMGLKAYRFSISWARIFPKGNDPEPNEKGLQHYDAVIDECLKYGIEPIVTIFHFEMPAALIKEYGGWASRQSIEDFDRYSRVLFKRYGDRVRYWLTINEGNIRIAFGDHLLGGKIKDDKQRFQMGHHMTLAQAKAMVSCHELLPQAKIGSAPSNTIIYPASSNPEDVLAARDYDLLRSGLTLDPLYKGYYPKALWSFWEERGIAPDMEAGDLELFKKARPDFLAFNYYGGHTVRYYPETAELYTVPADVAARYNVSQSYIRKISREKQAGIAQEVVNPHIRQGEFRIIDPVGLRATLRDLYEKYNVPLIITENGCAAAEEFTADGKIHDTYRIEYLREHIRQCQIAINEGVELFGYCPWTAIDVVSVKEGIGKRYGFIYVNRTDTDLRDLKRYRKDSFYWYKQVIESNGENLETQ
- a CDS encoding sigma 54-interacting transcriptional regulator, with protein sequence MKMKRIELVYEKLKELYAGQGLTASEIADSLGMSRANVSSDLNKLVAEGKAEKIKSKPVLFIPFKIEQKVETETIFDLLCKNNPSLFAAIEQAKAAVLYPPKGMNIMILGDTGVGKSMFADLIYAYAKEVKRLPVNSPFVLFNCADYANNPQLLISQLFGCKKGAYTGADEDKSGLIEKADNGILFLDEVHRLPPEGQELFFTFMDKGMFRRLGETDVERRANVLIIAATTENPESSLLRTFTRRIPMVISLPALSQRSFEERFHLIKLFMDNESARLGRPISVSVNSLKAFLSYSCPNNIGQLKSDIRLACARAYADYVSRRKEEIRINSSDLPSAITAGLFMETEHRQLWNKIVGINRRYVVFDGKSDQLLFEDAPEKQDIYDLINLRIHELKSQGLDAASLDREIEKDFNEYFQMYFHNAHRHYDTASLKYVVSPQILRLTEEIIRYSEENLNRLLGNHIYYGLATHINNVVERLRHKKKIINPQLNRIRVEHSEEFAVALDCLQIIGRVMEVSLPVDEAGYLAMFFVYSSRGVEQRNKDVKVFVAAHGQSTATSMAETANALLGAPVAIGFNVPLDERPQAVIARITTYINESKNIANVLLLVDMGSLTAFGEELEKTCRIKTKTLPLVSTLHVLEAARKAMLGYSLEEVYREVLDVYLLIDDELQSARLAEIDARKLAIVTVCTTGEGTARVLQTVLERNLHFNQEMLDIIPVNLVGEEDIYTRLHRLANKYQLVAAVTPFPLRVQVPQFDLEEVLRKKGIEKLQLLIDEETTYNTLGETLAHQLQHVDGFQVLDEIKAFNQMMSEQLGVKVPTNALIGLTLHLACMIDRLSAGATGEPFENKDRFMTEHAAMAQMVRRAVSLLERKYRVIVSDDEVCYIVNFFNHVKVNRLESN
- a CDS encoding PTS lactose/cellobiose transporter subunit IIA, whose translation is MEIMEVVMKLIVDGGNARSRAMEAIELAKTGEFALAQAKLDEAGEHISKAHGAQTGLLTKEASGDCQQVTLLMVHAQDHLMNAITVRDLAIQFVALYQKMNA